The following coding sequences are from one bacterium window:
- a CDS encoding RNA polymerase subunit sigma-24, with translation MTAEDTHRAIEAVWRIESARIIAGLTRLVGDVGLAEDLAQDALVAALERWPETGVPDNPGAWLMTTARRRAIDHLRRGHLLDRKHDELGRELEVEQEMAGPDLDEALDDPIGDDLLRLIFICCHPVLPKEARVALTLRLVGGLTTEEIARAFLVPVPTLAQRIVRAKRTLREARVPFEVPRGPDLAARLGSVLEVIYLIFNEGYAATAGDDWVRPALCEDALRLGRILAALAPNEPEAHGLVALMELQASRLRARIGPDGEPVLLLDQDRTRWDPLLIRRGLAALDRALALGGAPGPYTLQAAIAACHAQAPTAAETDWERIAALYDALARLTPSPVVELNRAVAVGQAFGPAAGLEIADRLLDEPSMRAYHLLPAVRGDLLAKLGRLEEARAEFRRAASLTRNERERALLLRRASACEADDASAAHP, from the coding sequence ATGACGGCAGAAGACACGCACCGCGCGATCGAGGCGGTCTGGCGGATCGAGTCCGCCCGCATCATCGCCGGGCTCACGCGGCTGGTCGGCGACGTCGGCCTGGCAGAGGACCTGGCGCAGGATGCGCTCGTCGCCGCACTGGAACGCTGGCCGGAGACGGGCGTGCCGGACAACCCGGGCGCCTGGCTCATGACCACCGCCAGGCGCCGCGCTATCGATCACCTGCGCCGCGGCCACCTCTTGGATCGCAAGCACGACGAGCTCGGCCGCGAGCTGGAGGTGGAGCAGGAGATGGCCGGCCCCGATCTCGACGAGGCGCTCGACGACCCCATCGGCGACGACCTGCTCCGCCTCATCTTCATCTGCTGCCACCCCGTGCTCCCGAAGGAGGCGCGCGTCGCGCTCACCCTCCGGCTGGTCGGCGGCCTCACCACCGAGGAGATCGCGCGCGCGTTCCTCGTGCCCGTGCCCACGCTCGCGCAACGAATCGTCCGCGCCAAGCGTACGCTACGCGAGGCACGCGTTCCGTTCGAGGTGCCCCGGGGCCCCGATCTCGCTGCTCGCCTCGGCTCCGTGCTCGAGGTGATCTACCTGATCTTCAACGAGGGCTATGCGGCGACGGCCGGCGATGATTGGGTTCGGCCCGCGCTCTGCGAGGATGCGCTCCGGCTCGGCCGGATTCTGGCCGCGCTCGCGCCGAACGAACCGGAGGCGCACGGGCTCGTCGCACTGATGGAGCTCCAGGCGTCCCGGCTGCGCGCGCGGATCGGACCGGATGGCGAGCCGGTCCTGCTGCTCGACCAGGACCGCACCCGCTGGGACCCGCTCCTCATTCGCCGTGGGCTCGCCGCGCTCGATCGGGCGCTGGCGCTCGGCGGCGCCCCCGGGCCGTACACGCTCCAGGCCGCGATCGCCGCGTGCCACGCACAGGCCCCCACGGCCGCGGAGACGGACTGGGAACGCATCGCGGCGCTCTACGACGCGCTCGCCCGGCTCACCCCTTCGCCTGTCGTGGAACTCAACCGCGCCGTGGCCGTCGGGCAGGCGTTCGGCCCCGCCGCCGGCCTCGAGATCGCCGACCGGCTCCTCGACGAGCCGTCCATGAGGGCGTATCACCTCCTGCCCGCCGTGCGCGGCGACCTGCTGGCAAAGCTCGGACGGCTCGAGGAGGCGCGCGCCGAGTTCCGGCGCGCGGCGTCGCTCACCCGCAACGAACGCGAACGCGCGCTGCTGCTGCGGCGCGCTTCGGCGTGCGAGGCGGACGACGCGTCGGCCGCCCACCCTTGA